Proteins encoded in a region of the Eretmochelys imbricata isolate rEreImb1 chromosome 10, rEreImb1.hap1, whole genome shotgun sequence genome:
- the NOXO1 gene encoding NADPH oxidase organizer 1, with translation MMAVSWSDRNNILIYRTFKEFKKFHKVLKRKFPIEGGLLKKSDRSIPKFKDAKLMQRKSRNLSRSMERLKLLETYSQELLKADAKVSQSEDVIQFFKAQTQDLDPSFPENSIIIMPSEMGDGKKDQPKQQNPSVTQPVVSQSYSCIEAYETKDTKNRPFKVAKKEIVEVLIKDMTGWWLVENKDQQIAWFPAPYLEERVTGEESPNARELDEEGTLYYAVRAYESQKADELSLNVGVVVEVLEKSDNGWWLIWYNERTGYIPSMFLQPYKNPHSKFQTMVNTGLCVSTPNLLQAASLSNWSSLPQRKTQAGDEPPTRSAHDRPIKGRDPPSRMRSRSLSGPLPAAESTASSNLTCELDSLSVSSGSGSEHGFYRDWKAGSSGSLPGVKQAGAGLLQARLGQASASRGSKAPHLTSKDRNDSGFEEESPSDSDSFLHSPDSAASIPKVPVRPAVQEILQKCSTVTKRAVQRAAPRSSLQPSPHLHPGGETCAKPTDALDHVCLR, from the exons ATGATGGCTGTGTCCTGGTCAGACCGAAACAACATTCTCATCTATAGGACTTTTAAAGAGTTTAAGAAATTTCAT AAAGTATTGAAGAGAAAATTCCCCATAGAAGGTGGTTTACTGAAGAAATCTGACCGGAGCATTCCAAAGTTTAAAG ATGCAAAATTGATGCAGAGAAAGAGCAGGAATTTGAGCAGGTCAATGGAGAGATTGAAATTGCTGGAGACTTACTCCCAGGAGCTGCTGAAAGCGGATGCTAAGGTCTCCCAGAGCGAAGATGTGATCCAGTTTTTCAAAGCTCAAACCCAAGACCTAGATCCTTCCTTTCCAGAAAACAG CATTATAATTATGCCCTCAGAAATGGGAGATGGAAAGAAAGACCAGCCCAAGCAGCAGAACCCCTCTGTTACTCAGCCGGTGGTCTCCCAGAGCTACAGCTGCATTGAAGCCTATGAAACCAAAGACACAAAGAACAGACCCTTCAAAGTTGCCAAGAAGGAAATTGTCGAAGTGTTAATCAAGGACATGACCG GGTGGTGGCTGGTGGAGAACAAGGATCAGCAAATAGCCTGGTTCCCAGCTCCGTATCTGGAGGAGAGAGTAACTGGGGAGGAGAGTCCAAATGCCAGAGAACTGGATGAGGAGG GGACTCTGTATTACGCCGTGCGGGCCTACGAATCTCAGAAGGCCGATGAGCTCTCTCTGAATGTCGGGGTAGTTGTGGAGGTGCTGGAGAAATCTGACAATGGCTGGTGGCTGATCTG GTACAATGAGCGCACTGGCTACATCCCCTCCATGTTCCTCCAGCCCTATAAGAACCCGCACAGCAAGTTCCAAACAATGGTGAACACTGGCCTCTGTGTGTCCACCCCTAACCTGCTGCAGGCTGCCAGCCTCTccaactggagttccctcccccagcgCAAGACACAAGCAGGGGACGAACCCCCGACTCGCTCAGCGCATGATAGGCCCATAAAGGGCAGGGATCCTCCGAGCAGAATGAGATCGAGATCTCTGAGCGGCCCGCTGCCTGCGGCAGAGAGCACAGCCAGCTCCAACCTCACGTGTGAGCTAGACAGCCTGTCTGTTAGTTCTGGGAGCGGGAGCGAACACGGCTTCTACCGGGATTGGAAGGCAGGCTCATCAGGGTCTCTGCCTGGAGTcaagcaggctggggctggcctcCTGCAAGCGCGCCTAGGTCAAGCCTCGGCCAGTCGAGGCAGCAAAGCTCCTCACCTCACCAGCAAGGATAGGAATGATTCAGGCTTTGAGGAGGAGTCTCCAAGCGACTCAGATTCTTTCCTTCACAGCCCAGACTCTGCTGCCAGCATCCCCAAGGTGCCTGTGCGACCCGCGGTCCAGGAAATCCTCCAGAAATGCAGCACTGTGACCAAGAGAGCCGTGCAAAGAGCTGCACCCAGGTCAAGCCTGCAACCCTCCCCTCACCTCCACCCTGGAGGGGAGACGTGTGCAAAACCGACTGATGCTCTAGACCATGTGTGCCTCCGATGA